A DNA window from Engystomops pustulosus chromosome 6, aEngPut4.maternal, whole genome shotgun sequence contains the following coding sequences:
- the LOC140066162 gene encoding uncharacterized protein has protein sequence MVERMELEVLERTVEDVIGAEEEVVVERIVDRAIRAEEVPVERIVDSVIRAEEEVMERTAEDFIREPEENEEVLKQILEDAIRVAEEEGVEVDQILEEVIRAAEEEEVVEKKEEDVIRVEEEVSLRQILEDVIRVAEEEGEDVEQLLEDIIRAAEEEEVVDPRVEDDRAVEEENVLEHGVEDVIRVEEEESVLEHGVENVIRVEEEVEPRMEVASRAAKEVRDLEVKGAEVDMRRRNRRRWWIPKCLRRRNNSKQEKRGSSEESRRPSRFLRFFCCGVSEDAIE, from the exons ATGGTGGAAAGGATGGAATTGGAGGTGTTGGAGCGAACAGTGGAAGATGTCATCggagcggaggaggaggtggtggtggagcgcATAGTAGACAGAGCCATCAGAGCGGAGGAGGTGCCGGTGGAGCGGATAGTGGACAGTGTCATCagagcggaggaggaggtgatggaaCGGACAGCAGAGGATTTCATCAGGGAGcctgaggaaaatgaggaggtccTGAAGCAGATATTGGAGGATGCCATCAGAGTCGCAGAAGAGGAGGGTGTGGAGGTTGACCAGATATTAGAAGAAGTCATCAgagccgcagaggaggaggaggtggtggagaagAAAGAGGAGGATGTCATCAGAGTGGAAGAGGAGGTGTCACTGAGGCAGATATTGGAGGATGTCATCAGAGtggcggaggaggagggggaggatgtGGAGCAGTTACTGGAAGATATCATCAGagcggcagaggaggaggaggtggtggatcCAAGAGTGGAGGATGACAGAgcggtggaggaggagaatgtgctGGAGCACGGAGTAGAGGATGTCATCagagtagaggaggaggagagtgtgcTGGAGCACGGAGTAGAGAATGTCATCAGagtagaggaggaggtggaaccAAGAATGGAGGTTGCCAGCAGAGCGGCGAAGGAAGTGAGAGACCTAGAAGTAAAAGGAGCAGAAGTTGACATGAGGAGGAG GAACAGACGTCGCTGGTGGATACCCAAATGCCTCAGGAGACGTAACAA CAGCAAACAAGAAAAGAGAGGCAGCAGCGAGGAGAGCAGAAGACCCTCCAG ATTCCTCCGATTTTTCTGCTGTGGTGTCAGTGAAGATGCAATTGAATAA